aaacaaaagaatcattCCGTAGAACAGTGCCATGTTCTGTGCCATTTTCTCCTAATAAATTATGAAAATGCTATTTTTGATGTTAAAACAGTAAATTACTCCTTGTGAATATTAAgagcatttatatttatttttttataaagaaaattaaatacccattttagtttttcattctCTTCCATGAATTTCTTGGCAGCCTTAGTGGTATTTTCTGCTTGAGTTTTAAGCACTCCTttgtttgctatttcttttgCCAGCTGAGTAATAAGCGTAACCAGACGTCTCAACactctgaggggaaaaaaaaaaaaaaaaaacaaaaaaaaaacaaatgaagttCAGAATAATGTGTAACTAGATTAACCATCGGGAACTCTGACTTTAACACAAATAGCCATTGTCAGATAACTCCTGTTAGGTCTAGAGACGTGGTGGAGGGGATGTTTAAAGGGAACATTTCCTTTTTGCTACCCAAGTTTGTCAGTTAAAAGAAACAGTTAAAAGATATGTGGACAAGATGTGTACACAATGGGGCACATTGTGACACACTACAACTTTCAtgatgagattaaaaaaaatctatcttcttttcttttttggggggaggttgcaagggtggagttCAGATataaagggacagggagatgagtgggattgggatgcatgatgtgaaattcacaaagtatcaataaaaaaaaaaacccacacagatGCAGCAGCATCTTACAGTCTCTTGTACAAGTGTTATTCATTTTCCATTTATAAGCCATAAGCCTAAAGgagaaaactgaaattttaattacatttttttcacagCGTTTCTCTACATATctcaggctatcctggaactcactctgtagaccaggccagcctggaacacaagagattcacctgcctctgccttctgagtgttgggattaaagatgtgagccactGCCCCACTGTAAAATGGAATTTTAGACGGCATTACAAGGGTAGCAAGAAAATCTTTTTGGGGAGTCTAGTTTGAAATTTGCAGtttaaagatcattttataaGGGTGGTTAAGTCTAAAAAAATGAACACAGACATGTTTACAGGTAACTCCTACTGtcagataataaaaataatctctTTAATTATTCTTTCAGCAGCTATTTACTAAGGAACTACTCTGTTAGGTATTACAGCCATAGCTGAAAATGAACTTAGTTCTTGCCTTCAAATTTAAGTCTAGTTGGagatatatatttacttttttatatatatagttatttttgttgtttttgagatagcaTCTTACTCTATAtctccggctgtcctggaacttattatgtagaccaggctggtgtcaaaTTCAGatgtctacctgcctctgcctcccaagtgttgaaattaaaggcatgagccacaatGGCTGGCTTCTAGTTGGAGATATAAACAGCATTTAATTATAATTGTGAATGACACTAGAAGTCATAGTACAGACTTACCAGAATACCTGCATACTTTGAAGGAAATGATGGCCACAGGGCTCCTTtgagaaggaaattaaaagataagtagaagttaaataaaaaagagaaggcCAGGTATGGTCAggtaaacctttaatcccagtactcaagaggcagacacctcagatctctgtgagttcaaagtcagcctggtttacatagcaagttccaggccagccagggttacatagtgagaccctgtctcaaaaagaaacaaataaggcTTCAGTCTCCTAGGTCCTCACCCATCAACTTGCTTTGTGAAATGTCTGTATCTCTGTGTGCCTGCTGTACTTACGTGTTTCCTTACCcctaaaaaaaaactgttcaaccactagaaaacaaacataaaacaaaaaaaggatgGGGGAACAGTTTTCTAGAAGAATAGCTTATATGATGAGTCAAAGTGGGAAGAACAAAGATATTTACTAAATTCAATAAATACTTTTTGCAAGAAAGTACAGTAAAGGAGAGTGGGAATGAAATGTGctatatgtattagagaacagtCAGCAACCACATCATTCAAGGCCCTTTGCAGCCAGCAGATCAACAAACTGTAActcttttttgagattataatttaattacatttctcccttccctgtcCTCCTTCCAAACTCTGATACATGGCTCTCCCaattctccttcaaattcatgtccCCCTTTTAGTTAACTGTtattgcatgcacatacatatatattcctgaatataacctgttcagtctgtataatgctacctatatgtatgttttcagggctgaccatttgacaCTGGTGCTCATCTTCAGAAGGCTGTTCCCAGCCTTCAGTGTGACTAGTATTTGCTATTTGAGTATATAATTTGCATTATTTTATGAAGACAATAATGAAAAGCTCTTAgtgtaaatggaaaaaaaaacttttaaaaagagaattgcATGAATGCTAAAAtgtgcttgtacttttttttttacttacagcCAAAAAAATAATGAGAATCCAGAAATATAAAGATTTCTTTGGGACCTGAAGAGCTTCATCTGTGTGTGCTCATAGGCACTAGGTCTGCCATCTGCGTTCTTCTCAACGACTTGACTGGAGGAATACCTCCTTACTTCTCTCACAGCATCTATTACAGGAGAAAGAACATtacttttggtgttttgtttgtttgtttttcgacacagagtttctctatgtagcccttgctatcttggaactcactctgtaaaccaggctcaccgtgaattcacagagacccacctgcctctgcctcctgagttctgggattaaaggtgtgccaccatgcctggctattacttttggtttttaagaaaagatattttaaacaaGAAGGGGTTGTAGAATAACTTACCAACTTTTTAAATAACGAACTTTAAATATGGCTTTTGTCTATCTGTCCTGCTTTAGTATATGACAACAGATTGTGCCCAAAGATGGAATGTTGTAAATAGATAGCAGCAGCAATTTATGAATCACTACTGCAGAATTTTAAAGTCATTCTCCTGGGACTTACTTATTATTTGTCAAATCTTGATCTAATGTGAAATATTATCTCTTACTCCTTCTGCTTCTATGCATGACTAAAATTCAACCTGCTGCTAGTAACAGATACAATCCCACTTCTCTTAAAGTGCTAGCATCCTATTATActctttattatttaaataactgAGACTTCAGAACTATTTTATTACATTGAAACTTCTATTTGCACAAATGTGATTCAAACTATGTTGCATTTACTTCACAATAGTTCACAGCTACTATCTCTGAATAGTGTCATATTTCTATCATTCCAAAGTAAAACCCCCAAAAAGCACTGCATAATAATAGGTCTCATTTTATCACCTTACATTTGTATGCGATTTTTTTTACTGAAAAATCTTTATTCCAATACCATTAAGCATACTAGATAATTTGCTCTGTTTTGCAGTATAAACAGGTAGGGATTTttgttatattatataattatatatatatataatttctttatgtagccctgactgtcctggaacttgctctgcagaccaagctggccttgaactcacaaagttcAAGCTctgggattcaaggcatgcatcaccatgctggATAATTAATATTTGTACATGGTTACTGGCAGCTGTGTGGTACATTTTCTACCAGAGCAGAGATAAGAATAGAAGTGAATAGACATGCAGAGATGGAAAGGGTACTTCAATTACTAGTACTAGTTCCTCCTTGGAATCTGGCTTCCTTCTTCCCCTGTACTTCACTGAAAGAACTTCTATTTTgttgtaaattcttttttatttttcttttttttttttcaattgttctTCCTTGCTCAAGTGAGGACAAGCTGGTTTCTGAGAAATGTAGCCGAAAGAATCTGCTATGGTTCTCTATTCTTACACAGATATAGCTTTCAGCATTTTAATAACTCTTACAGAGTTgagattatttctttttgttttgttgttttttttttcgagacatggtttctctgtgtagctttggttgtcctggactcactctgtagaccaggctgttcttaaactcacagagatctgcctgcttctgtctctcagagtgctgggattacaggcatgcaccacagtaCCCAgcttatttcttattattttatttcacagaTAGACTTATCAAACCAAGAGAGACAAAATGCCACTCCAAAGTTATTCAGGTAGTTGGTGGCTCATTAGTGATTAGTTTTCTCTACTTCTATATTGTATGTTGTTGTACGGATGGAGATTTAATATATAACATTAATAAAATAGCATGGCAAATATTGACGTTTTCAAGTGAGATAAAAATCCATTCAAAACCTGATACAATtcccttcttgtttgtttttgagacggggctCCCTATGcaactctggctatcctggaactcacagagatgtatctaccaggctctgcttctgcctcctgagtgctgggattagaggtgtgcaccacgcccagcttcccttcctgtttttcttaATTCTGTACTCCTTCCAAAAGGATGCTCTCATTTTATAAAGAGGATCAACTCTTTAAAGATTGGTGTTTGGAACATGAAACATTTTTGCAtaaaacatcaaacaaaatggtGAAGGTTCCAAGTTGGTGCCAGTAAACACACTTAATCCACAGCATGAGAGTTGTCAGGAGGTTCCTAGGGAAAATATATTTTGCAATGTATAGTAAAGGCTAAAGTGGCAAGGAGTGACACTTGCAGAAGTGGGTAGATGATCCTAGATAAGTCACCTGATCTTGCTGATCTCAGTCATTTCTAAAAGAACATGGTGATTATGAAGACTCAGAGAATTTCTGTTTTGGAAACCTTAAAGCTCTTTTATGAagtattgagagaccaaaaagattaaaaattggtggctattttaatgtttaaggcctgaactagctgggtggagagatccagtaatgccctgaggggaagaactcaccttactgcattctttccctactCACTACAGATACAGTTGCTGGGAAACTGGCCCATGcccctaaggagggacaccagatcattaatggtttggggaccttcctatagccaatcaattcaaaatgcagcgttttgaccaacagatgcttgccaggcaggaagcccctgctttgggcatgctgggaagcataggactctttaaatcacccacctaacctgagcacaaagctctcagctctcactgctTCGTGGTGGggagtgtgagcccaagctgcagcttgtaatgatttgtaataaaaagatcctcatgtgttttgcaacagactcaactcctggtggtggCCTTTTGGGGTATCACGATTCAGGCATAACAGTATCATTACCATGGACATTTTAAATCTACTGAAAAACTTGTTCAGGCTGGGCATATTTTCTGAAAAATGCTCGTTATCAGAAGTGCTTGGATTTAGGCTCCCCCCCCCTTTGGTGTTAAGACCTTTGAAATTTCTATGTATTAAGCCATCTTAAAAATGTGACTCCAATATAAACATGAAATCCATTTATGTTTTATACATACTTTATAGATGTAAGCTTGAAGTTAGTTTCAAACAATGTCCTTATTGCTCTTGGATTTGGACTATAATCTATCACACAAAATGAGGGGTGGAATTTTCCACCTGTGCCAGCATGCTGGTGCtaaaattttttcagttctttatatttaaatttttagatttaGAATTTTTTAGTTAGGGATGCTCTATCTATCCAGTACACATCTATAATCTAAACCATATGGATTCAAATTTTGAAGACTTTGTTATATTTGCTTTAGTTTTTCAATCCAAAGGCTCACTGATGTTTTTGCCTAAATATTTCAGTCTATCTTCTCAGACTAAGAACATATTTCTATGCAAAAActattactttgtttttaaacaaagggATAGACAACCAATGTTTCAGACAAAGGGATAGGCAATAGATATTTTTAGGGCTTACCAGCTACAATACTAAACTCTGGAGTTGTCTATGGAAACAGGCGTAGACCATGTGGTGCTTTGAGTAGGtttggcccccacagactcactGTGTGAATGCTTGACCcaagggagtggcactattaggaagtgtggccttcttggaggaggtGTATCACTGTGGAGATAAGCTTTGagctctcctatgctcaagctatgcctagTGTGGGACAcggtctcctgctgctgcctgcaggtcaagatgtagaactctctgctCCTCCAGCAGCACATCTGCCTCcatgctgtcatgcttcccaccatgatgataatggactaaacctttgaaactgtaagccagccccaattaaatgtttttgtttttttttaataggagtTGCCCAGTTATACAGACCATATGATAAAGCAAGAATGGTGATTCTTCAATAAAATGGTATTTACAAAAATAGGCCTCTGAACCACAGATTTAAAATGTTATACAATACTGCTATACAACTAAAGCAAAAATTCTCCAATATTACCTAAAATtcatctaatattaaaaaaatttgcAGTAGCCACTGAAGCTGTTATTTTTAATCAGGTTTCAGTGAAAACTCACATTTGTTTAAGAATCTATTGATTCCACTCATTTGTTCATACAGGCCAAGCCTGAGTGCCTAGGACAACACTATAACAAAGACTATAATTGATAATCATCTGGCAACTGGAGAGAAGACCACGTGTTACTGCATTTTAACTTTAAAGTAACCTAAAAGAGGTTAAGAGTCACTGTACCTGAAATTTGTGTATATGAAATAGTACCAAATAAATATCACAATAGCCATAATTATCTTAATATCACTCCATAAAATGAATTGTTCAATATATCAATAACATTAACATAACCAAAGAAAACCCAGACAATTTATTTTAAGAGAACTGGATTCAAAGGAGGAATCTAGTACTTACCTAGAAACAGAACAATCAATAGGATTATAATGGTAAGGAAAGCTTTGTTCCAACAACTTGCAATTTTACCCCAGACACTAAATGAAAAAATCTTCTGCCATCTGTAAAGCAATACAATTAGattagataaaaaacaaaaaaccagaaacaacaaacaaaccaagagcaggttttgaaatgttttttaaatactGACATAGTATTTTGATAGTATTATGATAAAAGTTTCagacatttaattttaaaagttaataaatgcTATGACCCGACAGAGTAGCTcatgaaatagaaaataattattttgaattAAATACTATGACATTTGATTATCTTTTGTCTGACAGTTTAAATATTCTAAAGTGAAAATAACttcttttgggggggaggggtggcagttttccaagacacggtttctctgtgcagtcctggatgtcctggaactctagaccagactggccttgaattcaggaGATCTATTTgcttctgcatcctgagtgctgggattaaaggtgtgcgccactactgcctggctgaaaataacttttaaagcaaaataataaagtaaatataataaagtaaaaaaaattactttttaaaataaaataataaagtaaaaaaaaaaacaaacctgttaAAGTAAGTTATTTTCCATGATGAGCAAAACCTTAAAAAGAAACGGGGCGTGGGTTTGTGCACATGCAGGCATGCCTATagactctgcagggtagagggtGGAGGCGAACCTGCGGTGCTGCTCCTCAGAAGCcagcctttccctttcctccttgctGAGAGCCAGTAAACCCTGAAACCCTGAGGCTCTCTCATTAGGGCCAGCTGACTGgttcctgcttttgcctccccagtgctgggattataaacctATGCAACCAGGCCTGGCTCAAGTCCAAGGGCCAGAGCTTGtacggcaagcactttaccaactcaaCTATCTCACTAGCCCAAAAAGAAATTCTTAAAGTATCACAATTTTGATGGaaactatttctttttccttactTAGAtcactgtctcagaaacaaagttTTTTTGATTTAACAATTCAATACCTAATTCTCTACttacttatttgagacagggtctagctATACGGCCTTTGCTGGCATGGAACTTGCCAAGCCTGGCTCTGAAGTGGCAATCCTTCTACTTTAGCTTGCCAAGTGCTACAGTTACAAGCACATACTACCATTTTTTGGCTTTGGCAAGCTTATTTTTATGTGGTGTGCTTCTGCCATCTACTCTAAGtataataatttctttctttaactaaaaagaaattttaaattactgagatatgacatatatgtaaaatgaaaaaaaaaaagccaaacttaAGTATATATCTTGATAAAACCTTATATGTCTAACTACtcctaaaatttttaaattatctttctgAAGGACTGAACCCAGAGGAAATGAGATGAGGAAATAGTCTGGATTGAGCAGCATAAGCAAAGCTGCAGACACGGGAATGATGAGTTATAAGTGGCTAGCTAGGACAAAGTAATTCATCCTATAACTGAAAAGGTGTCAAACATTGTACACAAGTTTTTTAAATGACTAATACATTGAGTTAAAAGGAGCTATAAAGGTAATTAGCATGTGAATATACTTCACAAGAACAACTTAAAATTTTTTACTTTAAGATAGGACAAATTTTAATACAAAAGAACCATCAACAATAACTTCAGGTTGAAGGGAAGAAGCCGGATACAGATGAATCAGTTGTTTTTGCCTCTATGACTAAAttgaaagcatttttaaaaattagttatcTATTTAAATTTACCACTATTTAAATATAGTAttacaaacattttttaaaaaagaatataaatgacAATAGCTTGATGTAGGTCCAAATGTAAATTCATTTACTTCTTTAAGAGTCAATAAAAGAGGGAATGTAGAAACCCCTCAAGGGGCCAGCTAGGAGCTTGCAGTAAGACTGATTTAAGAGCAGATAATAGCTAATATTTATTGAGTTGATATATTAGTTGTTGTAACATATGCACTATCTCATCTAATTACCACACCACTTTATGAAGTACACACTGCTATTACTAGGAAAACTGACTGGAGAAGGTAAATAATTTGCACAAGGTCATATAATATCATGGAGAATTCAAACAAAAAGTTATGTCTGAGCACATACTTACCTTCAACCACTGCATTATAGGAGAAAAAAAGACTACATACACTAAATGAAGACTATATCAAGACTTTTCTTTGAAGACTATGGTTGGCACACACTGGATTAATACGTGGAGAGGGACAGATGATTtctgtgcatatgtacatgttcTTATATGAGAATATTTATCATATGTACACAGTCATACTTCCATATAATAGCTACTAGATTAGGATGGGTACAAAACTgtaaatgacaagaaaaaaactGGTCTATAAATCCTGATGACATTTTTTTCAAATCTCTAAGCCTTATTTATAAATGACCTCTTGAATATGTAAGCCTCTGTCACAAGGActaccaaaaagaaaacacatgtgcTTTTGAAATCTGAGGTAGAAAGACACAACAGAACAGCAGTGTCTTCATGGAAGCTAAGGATCTTATCTAGAGGCTGACATAGACCAGTTAGGTGACTTAGATCATGCCATTTACCCTTTCCAGGCCTCAAGCATGTGATCTATAGACTCCATGGGTTGGTAAAAATAACATGgtacacccctccccccacgaCATGATTTACTACTTTTCTTCTTGTAAGGGAGAAAAAGCAATGGAGACAAGAATAGAGGTGAGTTGAGATCCAGGCAGATGAGGAATTCTAAGAGTTTTAAaacactgcttagagcctgagccagtcttttagtcccagcactgtttttttgtttttgttttttaatagtgCGCTGTTTCTAGCATCCCATGCATGATTTTGTTCTGTGTCAGGAGCATAACAAAATCCCTTGCAGTATCATTATTATAAAGTTCCCCATTCACGATTCCAAGTTCCTGGATCTACAGCGGATCAGGAATTATTACAAGGGAAAGTCAGTCTATGAGTCTACAGGACACTCCATACTTTAAAGAAGGTAGAAGGTTCTTTACTAAGGAAGCAATGCTAATGTGACACTTTCATTACAACATTGTTGACACACATCCACTAATTTCGACTGGAATGTAAGTAAAATTACCGTTAATGAaattgtttcttttatctttaagGCCCAAACGAAGAACCATTTACAGGTTTGGTCTGTAAAAACCGTTCTATTGTCCCAATTTAACATTTTCGTACCCAATCcagggtaggaaaaaaaaaaaggattaggtAACATATGAAACCAAGACAGGACAGATGTCCATGGCATGACCAGTTTCACTGCTTTATTATATCTTTGTTTATTATGTGTACAAATTTGTACACATAATAAAGCTTTATATAAAGTAGTATTTTAATACTGTTACCTGAAGGCAATTTGAGCTTCATTTTTAAAGGCTACCTTTtatatattcttaattttttcaattatctattgtttgtatgtatgaatgtatgtatcgtgtgtgtgtgtgtgtgtgtgtgtgtgtgtttttccgtGCATCCCAGGGTGGAAGTGTGGTGATCAGAAGACATGTTTGTGGAGTTGGTtccctttccaccatgtgggttccaggtatCGAACTGACATCCCTTCGCTTGGCAGCAAGCGacctttacccaccgagccatcccgCAGGCCCTCTCAAAACTTTCTAAGCCCACGAGAAGCGTCACACCGCAACAGCCTGAAGAAGCGAATCAAACACTTGGCACCGTTAAGGATCTGAAGGTTTCCTACCTCTGAGGAGGGATAAAGGGCAGGCAGAAGATTAGAATGAGTCCTATTTCAGCATAAAGAAAGCTGACAACCGCCACCCATTGGATTGTCATGGTTTGTTTCCTTCACACCTAAACAGAGAGAGGCTTCACTTTCACAGAAACATGGGTGAACGGCCCGCCACCCACGCGAGGCCTGCTGGGAGTTCGCCCAACCCCGCGTGACGCGGCGCCGCTGGCCGGCCCAGCGGCGCCTAGGCTCTCCCCCAGCCCCGCGGCGCCCCGAGCGGCCGGCCTGGCGCCCCGGCCCGAGCTTCCGGCTTGCTCCCCCGCGAGGCCGCCGTCCGGCTTACCCGCCGCCGATCACTCCGCGCGCCCCACCGTCCGCGCGCGCATGTGACGCGCCGCCGGGAGCGCGCCGGGCCCCGCTGAGGTCACACTGGCGCGACCGCTGTTTCCCGGTGCGCGGGCGTGCGGGACGCGGGGTGACCCGGGCCCCTCCGCGCGGGCTCGGGATTCCCGGAGGGCGGGCAAGATGCGGCCGAGGTCGGGGTCAAGTCCAGCCAACCTCCCTGCCCCaatttaaactaaatttaaattAAGACCCAGGCCTAGGGGTTTGTGGACTCTGTACCGTCAGCGTTTTGCTTGCTGTTTTCTTTGTCCATAGTTAGATCAGGCAACTTCAGGGAGCTGTTTGGGGACTAATAGTAAAAGATGGGTATGGGCACAGCCCTTTACCCAACCGTATTGTGTTAGGTGACTACTAGATAGACCACGGAAGCCGTTGAGAGTGGTCTTCTCATGGTAAACTTTGCATTCCACCTCCTGTTTCCCTGGtgacactggaaggaaaaaacaaaacaaaacaaaaaaaccaaaaaacaacaaccgtCCCTCCTTAGGCCTCCTGGTCAAAATGAAATATCCCTGCTCTAGGTGGAGACTTGACATCTCTCTGCTCCGAAGATAGCATTACACACTATTGTCTCCTCCCTTAAGCTGGCCAGGAATCCACTATCCAGGAAATCTGGTTCACTTGGAGACATGGTAAGAAGGTGGGGAGGATGATTATCCCTTCAGTAAGATACTGTACCTACACTTCTCAAGACTTATAAAccgtttgttttgtctttattcGATGGACAAAAGCCTAAAATGCTTTCCCTGACTTTGGGCTTTCTCGTTCTTTGCGTGCCTCTTCCTAAACTGCTGGTGGATCCCATTTCTGAACAAGGCAGTGTCATTGGACCCTAAATCAAAAAGCATAACTtttgtctcttcctcttctccatctccttgCCTTccctgttagttttttttttttttatttcaaactaataaaattgtccttgagGGAACTCCAAACACTTCCAGGTTTTCAACATATGTGAATacacttaaaatatatattttttcaatatttgcaACATTTCAGGAATGTAATACAAAGTAGGGCAGAATAgagagttaaaaaataaaaataataaagtgaccTAGGAAGGCAAAGAAGTCTCTTGGAGTCTGGTAGAAGTGTTATGCTTGCTGAGAGTCATGAATTCTAGCCAAGTTAACAAAATGTCGTTGGCCATTCATGTCAACTACAGGAAGGGAAAGCCTTCGATGCAGGGGATtgccctcctccttcttccttttcctccgcCTCCGTGGACAGGCTGGCCACTGATACCCCAAGATCCTCCTGGCTctacttcctcagtgctgggactacaagggCACACTACCACATTGTCTTTTACATGGGTTCCttggatctgaactcaagtccctAGGCTTGCACctctaataaataaaacaaaccaaaaacctctTGATTAAACCAGCTTTAGCTAGAGCAGGACTCAGTTGGTAGGGTGGGCCCTCTGGCTTTGATCTCCAGCACCTCCTCCACCAAGTGTGTGGGCACATGCCCGTAAACCTGTCATCCAGGAATTGGAAGCCAGAAGGGCAGCGGGTATGAAGCCTGGCTGAGACTATATGAGAAACccaactcaaaaaaataataaactccaATTCTGCTTAATAAATCCCTGAAATtattcgtgtttttttttttttttttttttgtggcacaGTCAAGAATTCTGGTTTCATCCAAGTAGAGGTCTCTTTTCATACAGGCAGCAGCGTGTGGTTCCATCTGAGCCCCTCCTCCTGTTACTGCTAACAAAAACACTGCGCTGCAGGATACCATTGTACTGGGAACATGACATGATAAAAAATAGCTAAGTGCAGAACACAGATTACATTTCAGGGCTGGGTTTATTGACTTAGTGGTAGTGCCTGCCTAGCACACATGAGGCtgtaagttcaattcccagcacaaaaCATTACCCgagtaaaaaaaaatccctg
This is a stretch of genomic DNA from Meriones unguiculatus strain TT.TT164.6M chromosome 1, Bangor_MerUng_6.1, whole genome shotgun sequence. It encodes these proteins:
- the Bcap29 gene encoding B-cell receptor-associated protein 29; protein product: MTIQWVAVVSFLYAEIGLILIFCLPFIPPQRWQKIFSFSVWGKIASCWNKAFLTIIILLIVLFLDAVREVRRYSSSQVVEKNADGRPSAYEHTQMKLFRSQRNLYISGFSLFFWLVLRRLVTLITQLAKEIANKGVLKTQAENTTKAAKKFMEENEKLKWVLKNQGKDEENILETENKKLIEDQEKLKTELKKASDALSKAQKDVITMKMQSERLSKEYDRLLKEHSELQNRFEKESKKGL